A single genomic interval of Oryctolagus cuniculus chromosome 19, mOryCun1.1, whole genome shotgun sequence harbors:
- the ATXN2L gene encoding ataxin-2-like protein isoform X15 — translation MLKPQPPQQTSQPQQPPPTQQAVARRPPGGTSPPNGGLPGPLAAAAAATPPGPPAAASPCLGPAAAAGTGLRRGAEGILAPQPPPPPQQPPPHQERPGAGAIGSARGQSTGKGPPQSPVFEGVYNNSRMLHFLTAVVGSTCDVKVKNGTTYEGIFKTLSSKFELAVDAVHRKASEPAGGPRREDIVDTMVFKPSDVMLVHFRNVDFNYATKDKFTDSAIAMNSKVNGEHKEKVLQRWEGGDSNSDDYDLESDMSNGWDPNEMFKFNEENYGVKTTYDSSLSSYTVPLEKDNSEEFRQRELRAAQLAREIESSPQYRLRIAMENDDGRTEEEKHSAVQRQSSGRESPSLASREGKYIPLPQRVREGPRGGVRCSSSRGGRPGLSALPPRGPHHLDNSSPGPGSEARGINGGPSRMSPKAQRPLRGAKTLSSPSSRPSGEASVPSPPAALPFLPVGRMYPPRSPKSAAPAPISASCPEPPIGSAVATSSASIPVTSSVADGGVGSISPASPKISLAPTDVKELSAKEPGRTLEPQELARITGKVPGLQNEQKRFQLEELRKFGAQFKLQPSSSPETSLDPFPPRILKEEAKGKEKEVDGLLTSEPLASPVSSKTESVSDKEDKTPLVPAGGTEGPEQPPPPCPSQTGSPPVGLIKGDDKDEGPVAEQVKKSTLNPNAKEFNPTKPLLSVNKSTSTPTSPGPRTHSTPSIPVLTGQSGLYSPQYISYIPQIHMGPAVQAPQMYPYPVSNSVPGQQGKYRGAKGSLPPQRSDQHQPASAPPMMQAAAAAGPPLVAATPYSSYIPYNPQQFPGQPAMMQPMAHYPSQPVFAPMLQSNPRMLTSGSHPQAIVSSSTPQYPSAEQPTPQALYATVHQSYPHHATQLHAHQPQPATTPTGSQPQSQHAAPSPVQHQAGQAPHLGSGQPQQNLYHPGALTGTPPSLPPGPSAQSPQSSFPQPAAVYAIHPHQQLPHGFTNMAHVTQAHVQTGITAAPPPHPGAPHPPQVMLLHPPQSHGGPPQGAVPQSGVPALSASTPSPYPYIGHPQGEQPGQAPGFPGGADDRIPLSDPDCLLT, via the exons gggacagagcacaggaaagggaCCCCCACAGTCACCT GTGTTTGAAGGTGTCTATAACAATTCCAGAATGCTGCATTTCCTTACAGCTGTTGTG GGCTCCACTTGTGACGTAAAAGTGAAGAATGGCACCACCTACGAGGGTATCTTCAAGACACTGAGCTCAAAG TTTGAACTCGCCGTAGATGCTGTGCACCGGAAAGCGTCTGAGCCAGCAGGCGGCCCCCGTCGGGAAGATATTGTGGACACCATGGTGTTTAAGCCAAGTGATGTCATGCTCGTCCACTTCCGAAATGTCGACTTCAATTACGCTACTAAAG ACAAGTTCACCGATTCAGCCATTGCCATGAACTCGAAGGTGAACGGGGAACACAAAGAGAAGGTGCTTCAGCGCTGGGAGGGGGGCGACAGCAACAGCGACGACTACGACCTGGAGTCAGACATG TCCAATGGATGGGACCCCAATGAAATGTTCAAGTTCAATGAGGAGAACTACGGTGTGAAGACTACCTACGATAGTAGTCTCTCTTCTTACAC GGTGCCCTTAGAAAAGGACAACTCTGAAGAGTTCCGTCAGCGGGAGCTGCGCGCAGCCCAGCTGGCACGAGAGATTGAGTCCAGCCCCCAGTACCGCCTGCGGATCGCCATGGAGAATGACGATGGGCGCACCGAAGAGGAGAAGCACAGTGCGGTCCAACGGCAGAGTTCCGGGCGCGAGAGCCCCAGCTTGGCGTCCAG GGAAGGGAAGTACATCCCTCTGCCTCAGCGTGTTCGCGAGGGGCCTCGGGGAGGAGTGCGCTGCAGCAGCTCTCGGGGTGGCCGGCCCGGCCTGAGCGCTCTGCCGCCTCGTGGCCCTCACCATCTGGACAacagcagccctggcccaggctccGAGGCACGAGGCATCAACGGAG gcccTTCCCGCATGTCCCCTAAGGCACAGCGGCCCCTGCGAGGTGCCAAGACTCTGTCCTCGCCCAGCAGCAGGCCCTCTGGGGAAGCTTCTGTCCCATCTCCCCCTGCAG CTCTCCCTTTTCTTCCAGTGGGCCGGATGTACCCGCCACGCTCGCCCAAGTCTGCTGCACCTGCCCCAATCTCAGCTTCCTGTCCTGAGCCTCCCATCGGTTCGGCAGTGGCAACTTCTTCAGCCTCCATCCCTGTGACCTCATCCGTCGCAGATGGTGGCGTGGGTTCCATTTCCCCAGCTTCTCCAAAGATCTCACTGGCCCCTACAGATG TAAAAGAACTGTCCGCCAAGGAACCCGGCCGGACTCTGGAGCCCCAGGAACTGGCCCGGATAACTGGGAAAG TCCCTGGCCTTCAGAATGAACAGAAACGATTTCAGCTGGAAGAACTGAGGAAGTTTGGGGCCCAGTTCAAG cttcagcccagtaGCTCCCCTGAGACCAGCCTGGATCCTTTTCCTCCTCGGATCTTAAAGGAGGAAGccaaagggaaggaaaaggaggtCGATGGTCTGTTGACCTCAGAGCCCTTGGCATCCCCGGTCTCCTCTAAGACAGAGTCCGTATCGGATAAAGAGGACAAAACACCCCTGGTACCAGCTGGAGGCACCGAGGGGCCAGAACAGCCCCCACCACCTTGTCCAAGCCAAACTGGCAGCCCCCCAGTGGGCCTCATCAAGGGAGATGACAAGGATGAGGGCCCTGTTGCTGA ACAAGTAAAGAAATCAACGTTGAACCCTAATGCCAAGGAATTCAATCCTACAAAGCCTCTGCTATCTGTG AACAAATCCACCAGTACCCCAACTTCTCCAGGGCCCCGGACTCACTCAACTCCCTCCATCCCGGTGCTGACAGGCCAGAGCGGGCTCTACAGCCCCCAGTATATCTCCTACATACCTCAGATTCACATGGGACCAGCTGTGCAG GCGCCCCAGATGTATCCATATCCTGTATCCAATTCAGTGCCTGGGCAGCAGGGCAAGTaccggggagcaaaag GCTCTCTGCCCCCCCAGCGCTCGGACCAGCACCAGCCAGCCTCAGCCCCGCCCATGATGcaggctgccgccgccgccggcccacCCCTGGTGGCTGCCACACCATATTCTTCCTACATCCCCTACAACCCCCAGCAGTTCCCAGGCCAGCCTGCTATGATGCAACCCATGGCCCACTACCCCTCACAG CCCGTGTTTGCCCCCATGCTTCAAAGCAATCCACGCATGCTGACGTCGGGCAGCCACCCCCAGGCCATTGTGTCATCCTCCACCCCTCAGTACCCTTCTGCAGAGCAGCCCACCCCCCAAGCCCTTTATG CCACTGTTCACCAGTCCTATCCGCACCATGCCACGCAGCTCCACGCCCACCAGCCGCAGCCGGCAACCACGCCTACTGGGAGCCAGCCGCAGTCTCAGCATGCGGCCCCCAGTCCTGTCCAG CATCAGGCGGGGCAGGCCCCACACCTGGGCAGTGGACAGCCACAGCAGAATCTGTACCACCCAGGGGCCCTGACAGGCACGCCGCCCTCTCTGCCACCGGGACCTTCTGCCCAGTCCCCTCAGAGCAGCTTCCCCCAGCCAGCCGCTGTGTATGCCATCCACCCCCACCAGCAGCTGCCCCACGGCTTCACCAACATGGCCCATGTTACCCAG GCCCATGTCCAAACTGGAATCacagcagccccgccccctcaccctGGGGCTCCCCACCCGCCCCAGGTGATGCTGCTGCACCCACCCCAGAGCCATGGGGGGCCCCCCCAAGGCGCGGTGCCCCAGAGTGGGGTGCCTGCACTCTCAGCTTCCACACCCTCACCCTACCCCTACATCGGACACCCCCAAGGTGAGCAGCCTGGCCAGGCGCCTGGATTTCCAGGAGGAGCCGATGACAGGATTC ctcTCAGTGACCCCGACTGTCTCCTGACTTAG
- the ATXN2L gene encoding ataxin-2-like protein isoform X5 has protein sequence MLKPQPPQQTSQPQQPPPTQQAVARRPPGGTSPPNGGLPGPLAAAAAATPPGPPAAASPCLGPAAAAGTGLRRGAEGILAPQPPPPPQQPPPHQERPGAGAIGSARGQSTGKGPPQSPVFEGVYNNSRMLHFLTAVVGSTCDVKVKNGTTYEGIFKTLSSKFELAVDAVHRKASEPAGGPRREDIVDTMVFKPSDVMLVHFRNVDFNYATKDKFTDSAIAMNSKVNGEHKEKVLQRWEGGDSNSDDYDLESDMSNGWDPNEMFKFNEENYGVKTTYDSSLSSYTVPLEKDNSEEFRQRELRAAQLAREIESSPQYRLRIAMENDDGRTEEEKHSAVQRQSSGRESPSLASREGKYIPLPQRVREGPRGGVRCSSSRGGRPGLSALPPRGPHHLDNSSPGPGSEARGINGGPSRMSPKAQRPLRGAKTLSSPSSRPSGEASVPSPPAALPFLPVGRMYPPRSPKSAAPAPISASCPEPPIGSAVATSSASIPVTSSVADGGVGSISPASPKISLAPTDVKELSAKEPGRTLEPQELARITGKVPGLQNEQKRFQLEELRKFGAQFKLQPSSSPETSLDPFPPRILKEEAKGKEKEVDGLLTSEPLASPVSSKTESVSDKEDKTPLVPAGGTEGPEQPPPPCPSQTGSPPVGLIKGDDKDEGPVAEQVKKSTLNPNAKEFNPTKPLLSVNKSTSTPTSPGPRTHSTPSIPVLTGQSGLYSPQYISYIPQIHMGPAVQAPQMYPYPVSNSVPGQQGKYRGAKGSLPPQRSDQHQPASAPPMMQAAAAAGPPLVAATPYSSYIPYNPQQFPGQPAMMQPMAHYPSQQPVFAPMLQSNPRMLTSGSHPQAIVSSSTPQYPSAEQPTPQALYATVHQSYPHHATQLHAHQPQPATTPTGSQPQSQHAAPSPVQHQAGQAPHLGSGQPQQNLYHPGALTGTPPSLPPGPSAQSPQSSFPQPAAVYAIHPHQQLPHGFTNMAHVTQAHVQTGITAAPPPHPGAPHPPQVMLLHPPQSHGGPPQGAVPQSGVPALSASTPSPYPYIGHPQVCRVGRSHSRRRQGLAPGSVLCFPPSSLSCDPAAPLPTASPALSDPDCLLT, from the exons gggacagagcacaggaaagggaCCCCCACAGTCACCT GTGTTTGAAGGTGTCTATAACAATTCCAGAATGCTGCATTTCCTTACAGCTGTTGTG GGCTCCACTTGTGACGTAAAAGTGAAGAATGGCACCACCTACGAGGGTATCTTCAAGACACTGAGCTCAAAG TTTGAACTCGCCGTAGATGCTGTGCACCGGAAAGCGTCTGAGCCAGCAGGCGGCCCCCGTCGGGAAGATATTGTGGACACCATGGTGTTTAAGCCAAGTGATGTCATGCTCGTCCACTTCCGAAATGTCGACTTCAATTACGCTACTAAAG ACAAGTTCACCGATTCAGCCATTGCCATGAACTCGAAGGTGAACGGGGAACACAAAGAGAAGGTGCTTCAGCGCTGGGAGGGGGGCGACAGCAACAGCGACGACTACGACCTGGAGTCAGACATG TCCAATGGATGGGACCCCAATGAAATGTTCAAGTTCAATGAGGAGAACTACGGTGTGAAGACTACCTACGATAGTAGTCTCTCTTCTTACAC GGTGCCCTTAGAAAAGGACAACTCTGAAGAGTTCCGTCAGCGGGAGCTGCGCGCAGCCCAGCTGGCACGAGAGATTGAGTCCAGCCCCCAGTACCGCCTGCGGATCGCCATGGAGAATGACGATGGGCGCACCGAAGAGGAGAAGCACAGTGCGGTCCAACGGCAGAGTTCCGGGCGCGAGAGCCCCAGCTTGGCGTCCAG GGAAGGGAAGTACATCCCTCTGCCTCAGCGTGTTCGCGAGGGGCCTCGGGGAGGAGTGCGCTGCAGCAGCTCTCGGGGTGGCCGGCCCGGCCTGAGCGCTCTGCCGCCTCGTGGCCCTCACCATCTGGACAacagcagccctggcccaggctccGAGGCACGAGGCATCAACGGAG gcccTTCCCGCATGTCCCCTAAGGCACAGCGGCCCCTGCGAGGTGCCAAGACTCTGTCCTCGCCCAGCAGCAGGCCCTCTGGGGAAGCTTCTGTCCCATCTCCCCCTGCAG CTCTCCCTTTTCTTCCAGTGGGCCGGATGTACCCGCCACGCTCGCCCAAGTCTGCTGCACCTGCCCCAATCTCAGCTTCCTGTCCTGAGCCTCCCATCGGTTCGGCAGTGGCAACTTCTTCAGCCTCCATCCCTGTGACCTCATCCGTCGCAGATGGTGGCGTGGGTTCCATTTCCCCAGCTTCTCCAAAGATCTCACTGGCCCCTACAGATG TAAAAGAACTGTCCGCCAAGGAACCCGGCCGGACTCTGGAGCCCCAGGAACTGGCCCGGATAACTGGGAAAG TCCCTGGCCTTCAGAATGAACAGAAACGATTTCAGCTGGAAGAACTGAGGAAGTTTGGGGCCCAGTTCAAG cttcagcccagtaGCTCCCCTGAGACCAGCCTGGATCCTTTTCCTCCTCGGATCTTAAAGGAGGAAGccaaagggaaggaaaaggaggtCGATGGTCTGTTGACCTCAGAGCCCTTGGCATCCCCGGTCTCCTCTAAGACAGAGTCCGTATCGGATAAAGAGGACAAAACACCCCTGGTACCAGCTGGAGGCACCGAGGGGCCAGAACAGCCCCCACCACCTTGTCCAAGCCAAACTGGCAGCCCCCCAGTGGGCCTCATCAAGGGAGATGACAAGGATGAGGGCCCTGTTGCTGA ACAAGTAAAGAAATCAACGTTGAACCCTAATGCCAAGGAATTCAATCCTACAAAGCCTCTGCTATCTGTG AACAAATCCACCAGTACCCCAACTTCTCCAGGGCCCCGGACTCACTCAACTCCCTCCATCCCGGTGCTGACAGGCCAGAGCGGGCTCTACAGCCCCCAGTATATCTCCTACATACCTCAGATTCACATGGGACCAGCTGTGCAG GCGCCCCAGATGTATCCATATCCTGTATCCAATTCAGTGCCTGGGCAGCAGGGCAAGTaccggggagcaaaag GCTCTCTGCCCCCCCAGCGCTCGGACCAGCACCAGCCAGCCTCAGCCCCGCCCATGATGcaggctgccgccgccgccggcccacCCCTGGTGGCTGCCACACCATATTCTTCCTACATCCCCTACAACCCCCAGCAGTTCCCAGGCCAGCCTGCTATGATGCAACCCATGGCCCACTACCCCTCACAG CAGCCCGTGTTTGCCCCCATGCTTCAAAGCAATCCACGCATGCTGACGTCGGGCAGCCACCCCCAGGCCATTGTGTCATCCTCCACCCCTCAGTACCCTTCTGCAGAGCAGCCCACCCCCCAAGCCCTTTATG CCACTGTTCACCAGTCCTATCCGCACCATGCCACGCAGCTCCACGCCCACCAGCCGCAGCCGGCAACCACGCCTACTGGGAGCCAGCCGCAGTCTCAGCATGCGGCCCCCAGTCCTGTCCAG CATCAGGCGGGGCAGGCCCCACACCTGGGCAGTGGACAGCCACAGCAGAATCTGTACCACCCAGGGGCCCTGACAGGCACGCCGCCCTCTCTGCCACCGGGACCTTCTGCCCAGTCCCCTCAGAGCAGCTTCCCCCAGCCAGCCGCTGTGTATGCCATCCACCCCCACCAGCAGCTGCCCCACGGCTTCACCAACATGGCCCATGTTACCCAG GCCCATGTCCAAACTGGAATCacagcagccccgccccctcaccctGGGGCTCCCCACCCGCCCCAGGTGATGCTGCTGCACCCACCCCAGAGCCATGGGGGGCCCCCCCAAGGCGCGGTGCCCCAGAGTGGGGTGCCTGCACTCTCAGCTTCCACACCCTCACCCTACCCCTACATCGGACACCCCCAAG TATGTAGGGTGGGCAGAAGCCACAGTCGCCGCCGCCAGGggcttgctcctggctctgtcctttgCTTCCCTCCGTCCTCGCTCAGTTGTGATCcagcagcccccctccccactgcctccccagctcTCAGTGACCCCGACTGTCTCCTGACTTAG
- the ATXN2L gene encoding ataxin-2-like protein isoform X11, with the protein MLKPQPPQQTSQPQQPPPTQQAVARRPPGGTSPPNGGLPGPLAAAAAATPPGPPAAASPCLGPAAAAGTGLRRGAEGILAPQPPPPPQQPPPHQERPGAGAIGSARGQSTGKGPPQSPVFEGVYNNSRMLHFLTAVVGSTCDVKVKNGTTYEGIFKTLSSKFELAVDAVHRKASEPAGGPRREDIVDTMVFKPSDVMLVHFRNVDFNYATKDKFTDSAIAMNSKVNGEHKEKVLQRWEGGDSNSDDYDLESDMSNGWDPNEMFKFNEENYGVKTTYDSSLSSYTVPLEKDNSEEFRQRELRAAQLAREIESSPQYRLRIAMENDDGRTEEEKHSAVQRQSSGRESPSLASREGKYIPLPQRVREGPRGGVRCSSSRGGRPGLSALPPRGPHHLDNSSPGPGSEARGINGGPSRMSPKAQRPLRGAKTLSSPSSRPSGEASVPSPPAALPFLPVGRMYPPRSPKSAAPAPISASCPEPPIGSAVATSSASIPVTSSVADGGVGSISPASPKISLAPTDVKELSAKEPGRTLEPQELARITGKVPGLQNEQKRFQLEELRKFGAQFKLQPSSSPETSLDPFPPRILKEEAKGKEKEVDGLLTSEPLASPVSSKTESVSDKEDKTPLVPAGGTEGPEQPPPPCPSQTGSPPVGLIKGDDKDEGPVAEQVKKSTLNPNAKEFNPTKPLLSVNKSTSTPTSPGPRTHSTPSIPVLTGQSGLYSPQYISYIPQIHMGPAVQAPQMYPYPVSNSVPGQQGKYRGAKGSLPPQRSDQHQPASAPPMMQAAAAAGPPLVAATPYSSYIPYNPQQFPGQPAMMQPMAHYPSQQPVFAPMLQSNPRMLTSGSHPQAIVSSSTPQYPSAEQPTPQALYATVHQSYPHHATQLHAHQPQPATTPTGSQPQSQHAAPSPVQHQAGQAPHLGSGQPQQNLYHPGALTGTPPSLPPGPSAQSPQSSFPQPAAVYAIHPHQQLPHGFTNMAHVTQAHVQTGITAAPPPHPGAPHPPQVMLLHPPQSHGGPPQGAVPQSGVPALSASTPSPYPYIGHPQGEQPGQAPGFPGGADDRIPPLPPPGELKIVLAAT; encoded by the exons gggacagagcacaggaaagggaCCCCCACAGTCACCT GTGTTTGAAGGTGTCTATAACAATTCCAGAATGCTGCATTTCCTTACAGCTGTTGTG GGCTCCACTTGTGACGTAAAAGTGAAGAATGGCACCACCTACGAGGGTATCTTCAAGACACTGAGCTCAAAG TTTGAACTCGCCGTAGATGCTGTGCACCGGAAAGCGTCTGAGCCAGCAGGCGGCCCCCGTCGGGAAGATATTGTGGACACCATGGTGTTTAAGCCAAGTGATGTCATGCTCGTCCACTTCCGAAATGTCGACTTCAATTACGCTACTAAAG ACAAGTTCACCGATTCAGCCATTGCCATGAACTCGAAGGTGAACGGGGAACACAAAGAGAAGGTGCTTCAGCGCTGGGAGGGGGGCGACAGCAACAGCGACGACTACGACCTGGAGTCAGACATG TCCAATGGATGGGACCCCAATGAAATGTTCAAGTTCAATGAGGAGAACTACGGTGTGAAGACTACCTACGATAGTAGTCTCTCTTCTTACAC GGTGCCCTTAGAAAAGGACAACTCTGAAGAGTTCCGTCAGCGGGAGCTGCGCGCAGCCCAGCTGGCACGAGAGATTGAGTCCAGCCCCCAGTACCGCCTGCGGATCGCCATGGAGAATGACGATGGGCGCACCGAAGAGGAGAAGCACAGTGCGGTCCAACGGCAGAGTTCCGGGCGCGAGAGCCCCAGCTTGGCGTCCAG GGAAGGGAAGTACATCCCTCTGCCTCAGCGTGTTCGCGAGGGGCCTCGGGGAGGAGTGCGCTGCAGCAGCTCTCGGGGTGGCCGGCCCGGCCTGAGCGCTCTGCCGCCTCGTGGCCCTCACCATCTGGACAacagcagccctggcccaggctccGAGGCACGAGGCATCAACGGAG gcccTTCCCGCATGTCCCCTAAGGCACAGCGGCCCCTGCGAGGTGCCAAGACTCTGTCCTCGCCCAGCAGCAGGCCCTCTGGGGAAGCTTCTGTCCCATCTCCCCCTGCAG CTCTCCCTTTTCTTCCAGTGGGCCGGATGTACCCGCCACGCTCGCCCAAGTCTGCTGCACCTGCCCCAATCTCAGCTTCCTGTCCTGAGCCTCCCATCGGTTCGGCAGTGGCAACTTCTTCAGCCTCCATCCCTGTGACCTCATCCGTCGCAGATGGTGGCGTGGGTTCCATTTCCCCAGCTTCTCCAAAGATCTCACTGGCCCCTACAGATG TAAAAGAACTGTCCGCCAAGGAACCCGGCCGGACTCTGGAGCCCCAGGAACTGGCCCGGATAACTGGGAAAG TCCCTGGCCTTCAGAATGAACAGAAACGATTTCAGCTGGAAGAACTGAGGAAGTTTGGGGCCCAGTTCAAG cttcagcccagtaGCTCCCCTGAGACCAGCCTGGATCCTTTTCCTCCTCGGATCTTAAAGGAGGAAGccaaagggaaggaaaaggaggtCGATGGTCTGTTGACCTCAGAGCCCTTGGCATCCCCGGTCTCCTCTAAGACAGAGTCCGTATCGGATAAAGAGGACAAAACACCCCTGGTACCAGCTGGAGGCACCGAGGGGCCAGAACAGCCCCCACCACCTTGTCCAAGCCAAACTGGCAGCCCCCCAGTGGGCCTCATCAAGGGAGATGACAAGGATGAGGGCCCTGTTGCTGA ACAAGTAAAGAAATCAACGTTGAACCCTAATGCCAAGGAATTCAATCCTACAAAGCCTCTGCTATCTGTG AACAAATCCACCAGTACCCCAACTTCTCCAGGGCCCCGGACTCACTCAACTCCCTCCATCCCGGTGCTGACAGGCCAGAGCGGGCTCTACAGCCCCCAGTATATCTCCTACATACCTCAGATTCACATGGGACCAGCTGTGCAG GCGCCCCAGATGTATCCATATCCTGTATCCAATTCAGTGCCTGGGCAGCAGGGCAAGTaccggggagcaaaag GCTCTCTGCCCCCCCAGCGCTCGGACCAGCACCAGCCAGCCTCAGCCCCGCCCATGATGcaggctgccgccgccgccggcccacCCCTGGTGGCTGCCACACCATATTCTTCCTACATCCCCTACAACCCCCAGCAGTTCCCAGGCCAGCCTGCTATGATGCAACCCATGGCCCACTACCCCTCACAG CAGCCCGTGTTTGCCCCCATGCTTCAAAGCAATCCACGCATGCTGACGTCGGGCAGCCACCCCCAGGCCATTGTGTCATCCTCCACCCCTCAGTACCCTTCTGCAGAGCAGCCCACCCCCCAAGCCCTTTATG CCACTGTTCACCAGTCCTATCCGCACCATGCCACGCAGCTCCACGCCCACCAGCCGCAGCCGGCAACCACGCCTACTGGGAGCCAGCCGCAGTCTCAGCATGCGGCCCCCAGTCCTGTCCAG CATCAGGCGGGGCAGGCCCCACACCTGGGCAGTGGACAGCCACAGCAGAATCTGTACCACCCAGGGGCCCTGACAGGCACGCCGCCCTCTCTGCCACCGGGACCTTCTGCCCAGTCCCCTCAGAGCAGCTTCCCCCAGCCAGCCGCTGTGTATGCCATCCACCCCCACCAGCAGCTGCCCCACGGCTTCACCAACATGGCCCATGTTACCCAG GCCCATGTCCAAACTGGAATCacagcagccccgccccctcaccctGGGGCTCCCCACCCGCCCCAGGTGATGCTGCTGCACCCACCCCAGAGCCATGGGGGGCCCCCCCAAGGCGCGGTGCCCCAGAGTGGGGTGCCTGCACTCTCAGCTTCCACACCCTCACCCTACCCCTACATCGGACACCCCCAAGGTGAGCAGCCTGGCCAGGCGCCTGGATTTCCAGGAGGAGCCGATGACAGGATTC ctccccttccaccCCCCGGGGAACTGAAGATTGTCCTGGCCGCGACCTGA